From Symphalangus syndactylus isolate Jambi chromosome X, NHGRI_mSymSyn1-v2.1_pri, whole genome shotgun sequence, the proteins below share one genomic window:
- the LOC129475105 gene encoding LOW QUALITY PROTEIN: nucleolar protein 11-like (The sequence of the model RefSeq protein was modified relative to this genomic sequence to represent the inferred CDS: inserted 1 base in 1 codon; deleted 1 base in 1 codon; substituted 1 base at 1 genomic stop codon) has translation MAVLEEEFTLSSVVLSAGPEGLLGMKQSDKTDQYLVTDSGRTMILYKVSDQKPLGSWSVKQGQIVTCPAVCNFQTGEYIVVHHNKVLRICNNEDVNLDKVFKATLSAEVYRILSVQGSEPLVLFKEGVCGLEALLADPQQKIETVISDDVIKWAKFFIVFKHPVLIFITEKHGNHFAYVQMFNSHFLTKYTLLLGQDKNSFMESFTESVDQKFISLMSLSSDGCIYETLIPIHPTDPEKNQSLVKSLLLKAVVSGNAXNGVALTALDQDHVTVLGSPLAASKECLSVWNIKFQTLQTSEELPQGTXGQLWYYGENLFMLRGKSLTVIPYNCEVSSLAGAHGKLKHSQDPGTHVVPHFVNWETPQGCGLGSQNSEQSRRILRRRKVEMSLQPEVSPSKQLLSTIMKDSEKHTEVEVWKFLALKQTPDFHTVTGDTVTGLLERCKAEPSFYPRNCLMQLIQMHVLSYSLCPDLMEIALKKKDVQLLQLCLQQFPDIPESVTCACLKIFLSIGDDSLQETDVSIESVFDYSNSVHDEKMEEQTVILKNGFNPEEDKYNNCDQELNKKPQDKTKETISCSVIPKRAALLNAILHSAYSETFLLPHLKNIPAQHIMLFLKYLCFLYLKCSENATMTLPGIHSPTLNQIMDWICLLLDANFTVAVMMPEAKRLLINLYKLVKSQTSVYSELNKIEVSFWELQKLNQEKNNRGLYSIEVLELF, from the exons ATGGCAGTGCTAGAGGAAGAATTCACGTTGTCTTCGGTAGTCCTGAGCGCGGGGCCTGAAGGACTCCTAGGCATGAAGCAGAGTGACAAAACAGACCAGTATCTAGTGACAGACAGCGGCAGAACCATGATCCTCTATAAGGTTTCTGATCAGAAACCCTTAGGGAGCTGGTCAGTGAAACAGGGTCAAATTGTAACATGTCCAGCTGTGTGCAACTTTCAAACTGGAGAGTATATTGTTGTACACCATAATAAGGTTTTAAGAATCTGTAATAATGAAGATGTAAACCTGGATAAAGTATTTAAAGCTACATTGTCAGCTGAAGTATATAGGATACTTTCAGTGCAAGGGTCAGAACCCTTGGTGCTCTTCAAGGAAGGTGTTTGTGGTTTAGAGGCCTTGCTTGCAGACCCccagcagaaaattgaaactgttaTCTCTGATGACGTGATTAAATGGGCAAAGTTTTTCATAGTATTCAAAcatcctgttttaatttttattactgaaaaaCATGGAAATCACTTTGCTTATGTGCAAATGTTTAACTCACATTTCTTAACCAAATATACACTCTTACTTGGACAAGACAAAAACTCTTTTATGGAGAGTTTTACTGAATCAGTAGATCAGAAATTCATCTCTTTGATGTCATTAAGCTCTGATGGTTGTATATATGAAACCTTGATACCAATACATCCAACTGACccagaaaaaaatcagagcttagttaAATCACTGTTGCTCAAGGCTGTTGTGTCTGGTAACGCTTGAAATGGAGTTGCACTCACTGCCCTGGATCAGGATCACGTCACAGTCCTAGGAAGTCCACTAGCAGCTTCA AAGGAATGCCTCTCTGTATGGAACATAAAATTTCAAACACTACAGACTTCAGAAGAGTTACCACAAGGGA GTGGTCAACTCTGGTATTATGGGGAAAATTTGTTTATGCTACGTGGAAAATCTCTAACTGTGATTCCATACAACTGTGAAGTGTCATCATTAGCAGGTGCTCATGGAAAACTCAAACATAGTCAAGATCCAGGAACTCATGTCGTGCCCCATTTTGTAAACTGGGAAACACCTCAGGGATGTGGACTTGGGTCCCAGAACTCAGAGCAGTCAAGAAGAATTTTAAGGAGACGAAAAGTTGAAATGAGTTTACAGCCAGAGGTATCACCATCCAAACAACTTTTGTCAACCATAATGAAAGATTCAGAGAAACACACTGAAGTAGAAGTATGGAAATTTTTGGCTCTGAAGCAGACCCCTGACTTTCATACTGTCACTGGGGACACAGTAACAGGACTTCTGGAAAGGTGTAAAGCAGAACCATCATTTTATCCCCGGAACTGTCTGATGCAGCTTATCCAAATGCATGTGCTTTCTTACAGTTTGTGCCCTGACTTAATGGAGAttgccttaaaaaagaaagatgtacAGTTGTTACAACTCTGTCTACAGCAGTTCCCTGACATTCCTGAATCGGTCACCTGTgcttgcttaaaaattttcttgagCATTGGTGATGACAGTCTTCAAGAAACCGATGTCAGTATAGAGTCAGTTTTTGACTATAGTAATTCTGTACATGATGAGAAAATGGAAGAGCAAACTGTAATTCTTAAAAATGGCTTCAATCCTGaagaagataaatacaataaCTGTGATCAAGAGTTAAATAAAAAGCCCCAGGACAAAACAAAGGAGACCATTTCATGCTCTGTGATACCAAAAAGAGCAGCTCTACTTAATGCAATTCTTCATTCAGCATATAGCGAAACATTTCTTctgcctcatttgaaaaacatCCCAGCACAGCATATCATGCTATTTCTCAAGTATTTGTGTTTCCTTTATCTGAAGTGTAGCGAAAATGCTACTATGACTCTTCCTGGAATACACTCACCTACCTTGAACCAGATTATGGATTGGATATGTCTACTTCTGGATGCAAATTTTACTGTTGCAGTAATGATGCCAGAAGCAAAGAGGCTACTGATAAATCTTTACAAGCTTGTAAAATCTCAGACATCTGTTTATTCCGAGCTCAACAAGATTGAAGTAAGTTTTTGGGAGCTACAGAAATTAAATCAAGAAAAGAATAATAGAGGATTATATTCAATTGAAGTGCTGGAGCTCTTCTGA